The following nucleotide sequence is from Methylocella sp..
GCGTCGAGCATCGTATTCAGAACATCGACGAAAGGCACGTCGGCGATGACGCCGGCGAAAAGCTCGGGCGCGAGATTGACCGCCGCGCCCATCAACATGCCGCCGGCGCTGGCGCCCTGAATGACGATGCGTCCTGGCTGCGTAAAACCTTTTTCAATCAGGCAGCGGGCGGCCGCGATGAAATCCGAAAATGTATTCGGCTTATGCTCAAGTTTTCCCTCCGTGTACCAGCGCCAGCCTTTTTCGGTCCCGCCGCGCACATGGGCGATCGCATAGATGAAACCGCGATCGACGAGAGAGAGCCGCGTCGTGCTGAACGAGGCGGAGGTCGGGCTGCCATAGGCGCCGTAGCCGTAAAGCAGAACCGGCGCTGAGCCATCGAGGGCGAGATCGCGGCGGTAAAGAATCGAAACGGGGACTTCTTCGCCATCCGGGGCCTTTGCGAACAACCGACTGGTGACGTAAGCGGCGGCCTCATGTCCCGAAGGGATGGTTTGGCGCTTGCGGAGGCGGCGCGCGCGGGTCGCGAGATCATAATCGTAGGTCTCGCGCGGCGTCGTCATCGAAGAATAGGTGAAGCGGAGCAGGCGCGAATTATATTGAAGCCGTTCGCTGACGCCGAGAGAATAGGCTTCTTCGGCAAAGGCGATCGCGTGTTCTTCGCCCGTCTCGAAACTTCGGACAATGATGCGCGGTAGTCCGGCCTCGCGCTCCAGCCGCACGAGATAATCGGGAAACAACGAGACAGCGATAATCATGCGGCCGAGTCTATGCGCGACTTCATCGACCCAGAACGCCTTGCCAGGCGTTGCGAGCGGCGGCGCGACGATCTTGAAGTCTTCCGCTCCGTCGGCGTTGGTTTTAATGTAGAGCCGGTCGCCGCGATGTTCGACTTCATAACGGATCCCCGGCGCGCGCGCTTCGATCAAGCCCGGCTTGGCCTCGGGATCGCTAAGGTCGAGGAGATGGCATTCGGATGAATCATGATCGCTGACGCTGATGATGGCGTAGGCGCCCGATTGGCTGCGACTGACATGAAGAAACCAGCGCGAGTCGCGTTCTTCAAAAACGAGGACGTCGGTTGCTGGATCAGAGCCGATCTCATGCCGGAAAATTGCGCTGGGGCGATGATTCCCGTCGATCCGCACATAATAGAATTGCTTCGAATCGGCAGTCCAAACGAGGCCGCCGTCAGTATGCGCAATCACATCCGCGCCGTCTTTGCCCGAAAGGAGATCGCGAACGCTAATTGAATGAAGTTCTGAGCCGTTCTCGTCCGAGCTCCAGCCGAGCTTGGCGTGATCTGGAGAGTGACGCGCCTCGGCAATCTCGAAAAAGCTTTTGCCCGATGCCTCTTTGTCGCCGTCGAGCAAAATTTCCTCGCCCGAGCCGTCGAGCTGCGAGCGGCAGAAGATCGGATGCTGGCCGCCCTCCATGTGCCGCGCGTAATAAAGATATCCGCCGTCCGGGAAGGGAACCTCGGCGTCGTCTTCCTTGATTCGCCCGCGCATTTCCTTGACGAGAGCTTTGCGTAACTGCGCTTCCGGCTTCAGAATTTGCTCGGCGAAATCATTTTCGGCCTCGATCACGGCGCGAATGGGCGCGGGGAGGGCGTCGGGGTCGCGCAGAGCCTCCTGCCAATTCGCGGCTTTCAGCCACGCATATTCGTCCCTGAGCGTCACGCCATGCGCAATTTTTGTCTCCAGGCGTTTCTCGATAGCCGGCGGCGGCGCCGAAAGCGTTTGCGCGCGCTCGCTCATTGCGCCGGCATCGGCGAGCGCCTTCATTGGTTTGCCTTGCATAAACTTTCCTTGAGGTAGAGTTCATTTAATCGCCCAGCGGCAAACACATGAATAGAGCGCTGGCGCCGTCTGATCCTAACCGGGTTCGGCGAAAGCTCGCGCCGCGCCATGATTGCTAATTACTCTCAGGCGTTAGCTTCGCGCGCCATCCGGCGTTGGTCGTCGCAATCTTGTTCAACTTGTCATAGTTCGCTCTTATTCGGACAAAATATTGAAGCGCTGTTTGATCGGCAAGCCGCATTTGCATTTTGCCGCAGGCTGCTTAGGTATTCGTCAATTGTGACAAGCGGCGCGGCGCCAGCGGGCGTCAATCCTTGACGCAGCCTTAATTACCACTACGTTGATTTGAGCCGAGCAGGAGCATTTAGCGTTTTTTTGCTTGTAACGAATAAAGTGTGCTCATAGCTACTTGCGGATGCAAAGTTTTGGTCTTAGAAAAGGAAAATGTTCTTAAAAGTCGATTCGAGACGGTCGCTTAAAAGAACTTTTGTTTGATAGGGTCTTGTCACCTTATGCGGAAACTACGATGTCGCTATTTTGGTCCGCATTCCCACGGTGACGCCTTCTACTCGGGATATTAAGCGCCATGAGCGAGACGTCGGGTTCCAACAGTTACATAGAATTGGCTGCTGACATTGTGTCAGCCTATGTCAGCAACAATTCGGTGCCGGCCAGCGATCTACCTTCGCTCATCAGCGAAGTCCATTCGGCATTGCTGCGCGTCACCTCGGGAGTCGTCGCGCCGACGGTCGAGGCGCCGAAACCCGCCGTTCCCGCCAAGAAATCAGTCACTAATGACTTCCTGGTTTGCCTCGAAGACGGACGGAAATTCAAGTCATTGAAGCGGCATCTGCGCACCCAATACAACATGTCTCCGGATGAATACCGCGAGAAATGGGGTCTTGCGCCGGATTATCCGATGGTTGCGCCAAATTACGCAAAGGCGCGCTCAAATCTGGCCAAGCAAATGGGTCTTGGGCAGCAACGCCGGCTTCTGCGCTAAAAAAAGCCATTCGATCAGAGCGCTGGGTAGGGTTGCGCTGCCTCCCAGCGCGATCGCTTTAACATTCGACAAATCTGGGGAAAGTCGCTTGGCGCGCTTCGCACCGGGCGCGGCGGCGTTTCAGCTGACGGCAGCGAGCGCCATGCGTGCGTCGCTTTTGATCCGCTCGACCATCGAACGCACGCCGTTGCTGCGCTGAGGCGTCAGATGCGCCGAAAGGCCCAGCTTCTGAAACAAGTCTTGCGCATCGGTGGCGAGGATTTTTGGCGCCGTCTGACCCGAATAGAGCGCCAGCACCAGCGCTATCAGGCCGCGCACAATATGCGCGTCGCTGTCGCCCTTCATCGTCAATACGGGCGCGCCCGAGGCGTCGGGCGCTATACGAGTCTCGAGCCAGACCTGACTAGCGCATCCGCGAACTTTATTCACATCATTGTGCGCCGCCTCGTCGAGAGACTCCAGCGTGCGGCCGAGTTCGATCAGATAGCGATAACGATCGTCCCAATCGTCGAGATAGGTAAAGTTCTCAATGATTTCGTCGATGTTCATAGCGATCCGAGCCGCGATAGAAGTGATCTTTCTCTATATAGGCAAGATATGTGCGAGGCGAGCGGGATCTATCTAGAGCCGCCGCCCATCACGGCAGTTTTTTCGCATTAATGCATCGCCGCCGCAGTCGTCGCCGGGGCCTTGGCTTTGACCTCAGGCCGCTTCTCCGCGCCGATTTGGCTGATTCTGGTCGCCGCCTCGAGGCAAGCGACCGGCGCGTCGGCGCAGGCCTTCTCGCCTTGGGCGCGGGCTTGTTCGAGCGATTTTCCAAGAAACTCGCGCGCGGTTGACCAAACCGCAGCCGGAGAGGCGAGCTTTGGATCGGCGTCTTGCTCCCAGTCGATCGAGGCGAACACGATGGTGAGCCAGAAGGCGCAGCGAATAAGAAACCACATCGATCGACCTCCCTGTGGCGGAGATCTGCTTGTAAGCGCGCTTTATTAAAATCCGCACAAAGCGAGCGGCTAAAACGGCCTTGCTCGCAATAGCTTTGGGTCCAAGCGTCCAAGCCGAAATGGCAAGAGTTTCTATACCATAGCTTGAGTTTACTGGGCCTCTTTCAGGCAAATCGCGTTTTTTCGCGTTGCGGCGCATCTTCAGCGTGCGGGCTTAGTGCGAACTTAACACGCGGATGGCAGGCTTGCCCCGGACCGCCGCCGAGGGGCAGCGGCGCAGCACGGAGTGGATTTTGGGTTATTCTCTGAGCCTCAAGGGCCAGATCGCCACTTTGGTCTATCCGGGCGCTTTAGGCTCCCCGGGTGAGCGGGCTTTGCAGGAAAACTTCATTCTGCGCCGGCTGGCGACTTCGCTGGCCGTCGCCGCGGCCGCCCCTATCTATCTGGCGACGCATGGCCCGCCGACGCTGCTCGATGCGCTGGTCTTCGTCTGGCTGATCCTGCCGCTTGGCGCCATCGCTTTGCTCTCCGCCACTGGCGACCTCGTTCGAGCCGAAGCGATGTCGACCTTCAGCCTGATCGCCGCGAGTCTGACGGCGGCGATCAGCGGCGGCGATCATGCCGCGCTCGCCTGGTTGATTCTCGCGCCGCTCGACAGCCTTTTTTCGCTCAACGCCATTCTCATCTGCGTTAGTGGCGGCCTCGCCGCGCTCGCCGTTCTGATCCTCTTCGCCATCGAGGCGCTGGGATTTTCAAAATCCTTCCCAAACGTCGCCGAGGCGAGCGTTTTTCTCGTTCCAGCCATCCTCTACGCCACCTTCATGGCGGTCGGCTTCGCGCGGCTGCAAACGAGACGTTCAAAGGCCGAACAGCTTCAAGCCGAACGCTTCACCGCTCTCACGGAGGCGATCGACGATCTGGTCGTCACGCATGACCGCTCCGGCGCGGCGACCTCCGTCAGCCGCAATTGCCAGAACCTGTTCGGTTTGCCGCCCAGCGAATTAATGGGCCGCGGCTTCTTTGAACATGTTCATATCGCCGACCGACCCACGTTCTTGAAAGCGATTGCGGAGGCCTGCCTTGGCTTGACGACGGTCGAGGCGACCTTGCGTCTGCGAACCTCCGCCGTCATCGAGCGCGGCGCCTACGCCGAGCCAGTGTTTGTCTGGCTCCGCATGCGGGCGCGACGATGCGACGAGCCGCGCCCGCTGCAGCAAGGTGGCAGGCCTGGAGAAGGCGCCATCGCCGTTTTTCGGGACGTTACAGAGGCGAAGCGGGGTAGGGACGAATTGCGATTGGCCCGCGCCGACGCCGAGGAAGCGGGCCTCTCCAAAGATCATTTCCTCGCCAATATGAGCCATGAACTGCGTACGCCGCTGAATGCGATCATCGGCTTTTCCGAATTCCTCGCCGATGCGCAATTGGCCCCGCGGGATCGCGACAAGCAGCGCGAATATGCGCAGATCATCCTGCAATCGGGACAGCATCTGCTCGCCATGGTCAATTCGATCCTCGATCTTTCCAAGATCCAATCCGGTTCGTTCGACCTTTCGCCGGCGCCGTTCTCCGTCGGTCCGCTCATTGATCTTTGCTGCGACATGGTCAAACTCGACGCCGGCGAGCGCGGCATCGAGCTTGCGCGCGTTTGCCCCAATGGACTGGAGGAGGTCATCGGCGACAAGCGCGCTTGCAAACAGATCCTGATAAATCTCATCTCGAATGCGGTGAAGTTCACGCCCGCGCGGGGGACGGTGACGGTTAGCGCGAAGCCGGAAGGAAACTCGCTTCTGATCTTCGTGGCCGATACGGGGAGCGGGATCAACGCGCAGGATCTCGCCCGTCTCGGCAATCCATTTTTCCAGGCCAAAGCATCGCTCGATCGGCCGTTTGAAGGCACAGGGCTTGGCCTGTCGATCGTGCGAGGTCTCGTCGGACTCCACGGCGGATCGATCACCGTGGCGAGCGAGCCGGACCAAGGGACATGCGTCCTCGTGCGCCTGCCGCTCGATTGCCGTTCCGCCATCAATAAAGGGCAGTCGTCCGCGAGGATCGATACGATTGGCCGCTACCGCCGCGGCGACGAACAATATGAGGTTTTCCAACAAATGACGGTGAAGAAAATTGCGTGAAGCCCTGGCTGCCGCCGATCATGATTACATTCTGGCTGAACCGGCCGCGAGGCCGAAGCGGACTCGCAGCAAAGCGCCAACAACGAAGCGGCGCGGCTCCGGCCGGCGGAAGGTTCAGACGCAGCGCTACTTGGCCGTCATCGCCAGCGCGCTTTGCGTTGCAGCGATCGCCGGAATTGCGATCAACGCCCTCACCTTGCAAAAGAGGCATCATCCGGCGCCGCTCTTTGCGCGCCGCGCGCCGGCGTCGGCATTGAACGAGCCGGCTGTGGTCGAGTCGCTTCCGGCGCCTCTTCCGGTCCCCGCGCCAAGACCGCAACCCAGCGCGGCGGCGGCTCCTCAGCCAAATGAGAGTTTGCCGGAAAAGGCGCATCTTGAGCCGCCAGTCGAAAAGCCCGCGAACGGGCATCCGCGTCAAGCATCCGGCGCGCAAAGCGCGGAGGCGGTCGAAGCCAGGCCCCTGGATCCAATTTCACAATTGCTGCAGGCGAATGCGCATGAGCCGCAGGGCGCCTCGGCGCGCCCGAGCGCAACGGTGCTCGCGGCGCAACGAGCGCTGGTCAAATTGGGGTTTGTCCTGAAGGCCGATGGAGTCGCCGGGGCGACCACGCGGCAAGCGATCGAGCGCTATGAGCGGGATCACGGACGCCCGGCCCATGGCGAACTCACGCCGGCATTGCTGCGGCAGCTGAGCGCCGATGCGGGCATCCCGATCAACTAGGGGATGAGCTTGGCCAGCGCGAAGTTAAGGCGACGCTGTCCAATCTCCGTCCGTATCTCATCCGAGCCCTACCGCGTTTTATCGTCCAATCCGACCTCTTCCATGTCGGCGTCGCTGATCGTCGCTTTGATGTGGTGGACGATTCTGGGACTTCCGGCTGGCCGTCCGGCGTTCGCCCCGGCTCCAAATCGCGCCTCGACGAGATCATAGAGCAAGCGCGCCGCTTGAATCTCGCCTCCCTCGGGCCGGCCGGACTTTGCCGCCGGAGCCCAGCCGTAGACGTCGAAATGCGCCCAGCTCTGCGCCTTTTCGACAAAGCGGCGCAGGAACAAAGCCGCCGTGATCGAGCCGGCGAAGGGACCGCCGCCGACGTTATTGACGTCGGCGATCTTGCTGTCGAGCATCTTGTCATAGGCGTCCCAAAGCGGCATCCGCCAGACAGGATCCTGACTCGCGGCGCTAAAGCGGGCGATGTCGGCCGCAAGGTCATCGTCCATCGTGTAGAAGGGCGGCAGATCCGGGCCGAGCGCCACCCGCGCCGCGCCCGTCAAGGTGGCGAAATCGATGAGGAGTTCAGGGGCTTCCTCATCCGCAAGCGCCAGAGCGTCGGCGAGAATCAGCCGCCCCTCGGCGTCGGTATTGCCGATTTCGACGGAAAGACCCTTCCGGCTTGGAAAAATATCGCCCGGCCGGAAAGCGTTGGCGGAGATCGCATTTTCGACGATCGGCAACAGCACGCGTAGGCGCACCGGCAGATCGGCCTCCATGATCATCGAGGCGAGCGCCAGAGCCGTTGCCGCGCCGCCCATGTCTTTTTTCATGAGAAGCATGCCAGCCGACGGCTTGATGTCCAATCCGCCCGAATCAAAGCAAACCCCTTTGCCGACAAGGGTTAGTTTGGGATGGCTTGGGTCGCCCCAACTGAAATCAACGAGCCTTGGAACCTCCGCTGCGGCGCGCCCAACTGCATGGATCAGCGGCAGGTCGGCCTCCAGCAATTCATCGCCGCGCACAACCAACACATGCGCATTGAATTGCGTTGCGAGGCTCAAGGCCGCTTCCTCCAGCGCAGCGGGGCCGAGATCATTGGCGGGCGTGTTGATAAGATCGCGCCCGAGCGTCATGGCCTTGGCGATGCGCTCCAGGCGTTGAACGTCGACGCCATGCGGCGCGCAGAGTTGCGGCTGCTCGGATGAATCCATTTTGTAGCGGCTGAAGCGATAGGTCGACAGCAGCCACGATAGAGCGGCCAGCGTTGGATTATGCGGGCTGTTCGCGTAACGGTAGAGGCCGGGCGGAAGCGCCGTCGCCAGTTTGCCGGGCAGGAGAAGATCCTTTATGCGCGCGTCATCGGTCTCGATCCCGAACAGCGCCGCCAAAATGGCTCCTGTGGCGTCCGGCAGAATCTGGCTGCGGCCGGGAGTTGGCTCAAAGCCGCAGGCGTTGGCGAAAGCGGTGGCGGACGCTGGCAGTCCCGCCCGAATCTGCGGCCATGTCTTAGCCGTAACGAACCAGATCGGCGTGGCGTCGGCCGAAGGTTCACGAAGAAAAGACATTGGAAACTCCCGCGAAAAAAACGCAAATTGAAACGAGCGGCGGCGCCGGTCGCCACTCTCCACGGTTAGCGTTTCATGGCCCGCGGCGCAAAGCAAAAGCTCGTCTCGCCGCGTTCCGCTTCCGAAAGAGGATTTGAAGCCCGCTTACAACGAATCCTTGAGCAGGTCCGGGGGGAATAGGCTGCGGAAGCTAGGCTTAAGCAATTGTCAGGACGCTAGAAATTGTATCAACTTGGCGGTCCAAACCTTGACGGGTCCTCGGCCTCGAACGGAAAGGCAAGCGATGGTTTCGCGCATTGTGAAAGTTGAGCCTTTTGATCTCGTGGTGTTCGGCGGAACCGGCGATCTCGCATATCGGAAATTGTTTCCAGCCCTGTTCAGGCGATTCCTCGACGGACAGTTTTCCGAGCCGACGCGAATTATCGGCGCGGCGCGCCATGACTTTGACGCGGATACATTTCGCGGGACGATCGCCAAAGCGTTGCAGCAATTCTCGACCGAAGCGACCAAGGCCGAATCCGTCAATGCCTTTTTGGAGATGATCGATTACGTCAGCCTCGATATTGGCAGCGATGCCGGTTGGGATGTGTTGAGCCGGAAGTTCTCCGACAATTCCGCTCGCGTGCGGGCGTTCTACCTTGCGACCGCGCCTGACCGCTTCGGCCCAATCGCCGCGCAGGTCGCCGCGCATGCGTTGATTACGCCGGAATCGCGCATCATCGTCGAGAAGCCGATCGGCAAGGACGGCGCCTCCGCCGCGCGGATCAATGACGCGATCGGCGCGGTTTTCGCCGAGAGCCAGATTTACCGGATAGATCACTATCTCGGCAAAGAGACGGTGCAGAATTTGATGGCGTTGCGCTTCGCCAATGCTTTGTTTGAGCCGTTGTGGAACTCCGCTCACATTGATCATGTGGAGATCACGGTCGCCGAGACAATCGGCGTCGAGGGACGAGGCGCCTACTACGAAAGCGCTGGCGCATTGCGCGACATGGTGCAGAACCATTTGCTGCAGCTCCTGTGTCTCGTCGCCATGGAGCCGCCGGCCTCGCTCGATGCCGATGCTGTGCGCGACGAGAAGCTGAAGGTGCTGAAATCTCTCGCTCCCATTGACGCAAGCAATGCCGAGTCGCTCACCGTGCGCGGCCAGTATCGCGCCGGGGCCAGCGCCAGCGGGGCCGTGCCGGGCTATCCGGAAGATGTCGGCAATCCGAGCACGACCGTCGAGACTTTCGTTGCGATCAAGGCGACGATCGCTAACTGGCGCTGGGCCAACACGCCGTTCTATCTGCGCACAGGCAAGCGGTTGCCGAAAAGAGTTTCTGAGCTGATCGTCACTTTCCGTTCGATTCCGCATTCGATATTCAGCGGCGAGACGGGCAAAATTTCTCCGACGCGGTTAGTGGTTCGGCTGCAGCCGGATGAGGGCATCAAGCTGTGGCTGATGTTGAAAGAGCCGGGCGCTGGAGGGATGCGCATGCGCCATGTGCCGCTCGACATGGATTTCGCCGAGGCGTTCAAGATCTACGCGCCGGAAGCCTATGAGCGTTTGTTGATGGATGTCATTCGCGGCAATGCGACGCTGTTCATGCGGCGCGATGAAGTCGAAACCGCGTGGCGCTGGGTTGACCCAATCCGCGAGGCGTGGAACCAATCGCCGTTGGAGCCGCGTTTCTATCTCGCGGGCACATGGGGGCCGGCGACCGCGACCGCCCTCGTCGAGCGCGATGGAAGAAGCTGGTACGAGGAAACGAGCTGATCGTCGCCTCGGCGGATCTTTAACGACTGCAAGTTTTTTTATGGACGACTGCATGCGTTCTCTAATGTCGGAGGGCGCGCCTTGCGGCCTGATCACGGGCGCCAGGTTTCGAACATCGGGAGCGACCATGGTTCAGCAGACAATCGCCGACGTTACGGCGCGGATAGCCGAACGAAGCCGACCGACGCGCGAAGCCTATTTGTCGCGCATGGGGGCGATGCGGCTGAAGGGGCCGCGCCGCGGCGCGCTCGGATGCGCCAATCTCGCGCATGGCTTTGCGGCTTGCGGCGTCCACGATAAGCAAGAATTGCGCGCCGACATCGTTCCCAATCTGGCGATTGTCACCGCCTATAATGACATGCTCTCGGCGCATCAGCCTTATGAGGGCTTCCCGGCGATCATCAAGCAGGCCGCGCGGGATGTCGGCGGCGTCGCGCAGGTTGCGGGCGGCGTGCCGGCGATGTGCGATGGGGTCACGCAAGGCCGCGCCGGCATGGAGCTGTCGCTGTTCTCACGCGATGTGATCGCCCTCTCGGCCTCGATCGCCTTGTCGCATGATATGTTCGACGCCGCCGTATTTCTCGGCATTTGCGACAAGATCGTCCCCGGCCTTGTGATCGCCGCGCAGGCCTATGGGCATCTGCCCGCGGTCTTTGTTCCCGCAGGACCAATGCCCTCTGGGGTTTCCAATGACGCCAAGTCAAAACTGCGCCAGCTTTTTGCGGAGGGCAAAGCGTCTCGCGCGGAGTTGCTCGAAGTGGAGGCGGGCTCTTATCACGCGCCGGGGACCTGCACCTTTTACGGGACAGCGAATTCCAACCAGATGCTGATGGAGGCGATGGGCCTGCACTTGCCGGGCAGCTCTTTCGTCAATCCCAATACGCCGCTGCGCGACGCGCTTACCGCCGCTGCGGCAAAGCGCGCCTTGGCGATCACCGCCCTCGGCAATGATTACACGCCGACGTCGAAGATTCTCGACGAGCGCGCTTTCGTCAATGGCGTCGTCGCCTTGCATGCGACGGGCGGCTCGACCAATCACGTCATTCACCTGATCGCTATGGCCCGCGCGGGAGGCATAATCCTGACCTTGGAAGATTTCAGCGATCTTTCGAAAGTTGTTCCTCTGTTGACCCGAATCTATCCCAACGGCTCGGCCGACGTGAATCACTTCACCGCCGCCGGAGGCACGGGTTTTCTCATCGGGCAATTGCTGCAGGCGGGGCTCTTGCATCCCGACGCCGAGACCGTCACGGGCGCCCCGCTGGCCGACCATGCGAAGGAGCCCTATCTCGATGACGGGGAGCTCAAATTTCGCGACGCGCCGCCGCAAAGCCTCGATGAGTCCGTATTGCGTCCATTTAGCAAACCGTTCTCGGTCGATGGCGGCCTAAAAGTGCTTGGAGGCAATCTTGGCCGCGCCGTGATCAAGATCAGCGCGGTGGCCCCGGAGCGCCACGCGGTGCGTGCGCCGGCCCTGATTTTCCACGCGCAGGAAGAGGTTGAGGCCGCGTTCAAGGCGGGCGAACTCAATCGCGATTTTGTCGCGGTGGTGCGCTTTCAGGGCGTCAAGGCGATCGGCATGCCGGAATTGCACAAGCTGACGCCGATCCTGGCTTCGGTGATGGCGCATGGCCACAAGGTCGCGCTCGTCACCGATGGCCGCATGTCCGGCGCTTCCGGCAAAGTGCCGGCGGCGATTCACGTGACGCCGGAGGCGCAAGCGGGCGGTCCGATCGCCAAGCTGCGCAACGGCGACATGATCAGTCTCGATGCGGAGGCTGGAATCTTGACCGTGGAGATTTCGGAGGAAGAACTAAAAGGGCGTCCGCTGGAGACATGCGATCTCGAAGCCTTCGAATATGGCTATGGCCGTGAGCTGTTCCACATGTTTCGCGCTGTAGCGAGCGGTCCCGAGTTGGGCGCGAGCAGCATCAGTTAAAGCATGATCCCAAAAAGTTGGAGACTTTTCGGATGAGATCATGCGTCGAAATAGCGAAAGCATGATCCCGAAAAGTTGGAGACTTTTCGGATGAGATCATGCGCCGCAACTAAAAAAAACGGAGACTGAAATCTCCTCTAGATTATGGATATCGTTGCTGAAAGGCGCGGAGAGAATGCAATATCGACATACCGATGCGACCTTGGAACTTATGAATCGGGTGCCTGTAATTCCGGTGTTGCAAGTCGCCGACGCCGCTGATGCGATGGCGCAAGCCACGGCGCTGATCGCCGGCGGCCTTACAGTGCTCGAAGTTACGCTCCGCACGAAGGCTGCGCTGAAGGCCATCGACATGCTGGCGCGCGCATTTCCCGAGGCGCTCATCGGCGCCGGGACGGTCACGGAACCGGCGCATATTGAGGCGGCTATCGATGCTGGCGCCGCCTTTCTGGTTAGTCCCGGAATGACGCGGCGGCTTTTAGGACCGGCGCGGAAATCGCCCGTTCCTTTCCTGCCCGGCGTCGCCACCGCATCCGAAGCCATGACTCTCTACGAGCGCGGATTTCGCTGCCTGAAGTTTTTCCCAGCCGAGGCGGCGGGCGGAGCGAAATATCTGGCGTCCCTCGCTGGGCCATTGCCAGATCTCGTGTTTTGTCCGACTGGCGGGATCGATTCAGCTAAAGCCAAGATCTATCTCGAGCTTGGCAATGTAGCCTGCGTCGGCGGCTCCTGGATGGTCGCTCCGGCTCTTATAGCCGCTGGCGATTACGCCGGCGTTGAACGGCTAGCGAGGGAAGCCTCGGCGCTTTTGGCCCGCAGCTAGAGGTCGGACATGGCTAAAGGCAAGGAATTCGCCGTCCGGCAATCTATCGTTGAGGCCTGCCGCAGCATGACCCGACTTGGCGTCAATCAGGGTACGGCGGGCAATATTTCCTTGCGCTGGAATGATGGGCTTTTGATCACGCCGTCCGGCCTCCCTTATGATGAGATGAGCGCCGACGATATTGTGTTCATGAACATTGATGGCAGCTACGAGCATGAGCTGGCCGCATCGTCGGAATGGCGTTTCCATCGCGACATTCTGGCGACGCGCAAGGAAGTGAACGCCGTCGTTCACGCGCATCCGGTCTATTGCACGGCCTTCGCCATGTGCCGCATGGAAATTCCTGCGGCCCATTACATGATCGCGGCGGCGGGCGGTCCCACCATTCGTTGCGCGCGCTATGAAACCTATGGCACGCCCGAATTATCGGTTGCCGTATTGGAGGCGCTGAAGGATCGCGCCTGCGCGCTTCTCGCCAACCATGGAATGGTCGCGACCGGATCTGATCTGCGCGAGGCGCTCTGGCTCGCTGTCGAGCTCGAAACCTTGGCCAAACAATACGCGGTGGCGTTGCAAATCGGCGCGCCGCATCTGCTGAGCGATGACGAAATCGCCAAGACGGTCGAAAAATTCAAGGATTACGGAGTGCGGCGGGGGCGAACCGCCAAGAATCCATGACGGAAGCGCGGCGGATCGCCGCGCTTTTTTATGTGATCCATAAATTGCATCCCTGCCAAAAGCAGCCTTTCCAGACCGCCGCCCCGGCGAAAATGCAGAATTAACAACAGTTTTGCGGCATGATTATACATGAAATATCTGCTAAATTGCCATGGCAGCGCGCCGACGTGCCGTCCTGGTTGGCGTGATGTTTGCGTCAACCGATTTGTGCGACGCATTAACTCATTGTGCGGCGCAAACTGCGGGCGCAACCTTTGATGCTCATTCGTCAGCTTCGACTTTGGCGGTCTGAAATAGACTCAATAGGCGGCGGCGATCAACAGATGGAGATAAAGGAATCTAGCCGTGACCACACACGACGGGAAGGCCAAGTTTGGAATTATAATCGCTTTTGCCGCGCTTTTGGCGGCTCCGGCCGCGGCGCAAGATGGCATTACGCTGGAGCGCATCGGCGCCGTTCGCATCGCGTCGCAAGGAGCAGACGATGTCGCCGCCATTCTTTCGGCTCGCGACATACAGGCTGTGGCTCGACGCGATGCGAATGACGCTGCCGTCCCGATTGCGATCGTC
It contains:
- a CDS encoding SufE family protein — its product is MNIDEIIENFTYLDDWDDRYRYLIELGRTLESLDEAAHNDVNKVRGCASQVWLETRIAPDASGAPVLTMKGDSDAHIVRGLIALVLALYSGQTAPKILATDAQDLFQKLGLSAHLTPQRSNGVRSMVERIKSDARMALAAVS
- a CDS encoding S9 family peptidase, translated to MQGKPMKALADAGAMSERAQTLSAPPPAIEKRLETKIAHGVTLRDEYAWLKAANWQEALRDPDALPAPIRAVIEAENDFAEQILKPEAQLRKALVKEMRGRIKEDDAEVPFPDGGYLYYARHMEGGQHPIFCRSQLDGSGEEILLDGDKEASGKSFFEIAEARHSPDHAKLGWSSDENGSELHSISVRDLLSGKDGADVIAHTDGGLVWTADSKQFYYVRIDGNHRPSAIFRHEIGSDPATDVLVFEERDSRWFLHVSRSQSGAYAIISVSDHDSSECHLLDLSDPEAKPGLIEARAPGIRYEVEHRGDRLYIKTNADGAEDFKIVAPPLATPGKAFWVDEVAHRLGRMIIAVSLFPDYLVRLEREAGLPRIIVRSFETGEEHAIAFAEEAYSLGVSERLQYNSRLLRFTYSSMTTPRETYDYDLATRARRLRKRQTIPSGHEAAAYVTSRLFAKAPDGEEVPVSILYRRDLALDGSAPVLLYGYGAYGSPTSASFSTTRLSLVDRGFIYAIAHVRGGTEKGWRWYTEGKLEHKPNTFSDFIAAARCLIEKGFTQPGRIVIQGASAGGMLMGAAVNLAPELFAGVIADVPFVDVLNTMLDADLPLTPPEWLEWGNPIKDASAFATIRGYSPYDNVTPRHYPPILALGGLTDPRVTYWEPLKWVARLRAIMTGGGPILLKTNMGAGHGGAPGRFDRLEEVALQFAFALACVESKFKTKAA
- a CDS encoding MucR family transcriptional regulator is translated as MSETSGSNSYIELAADIVSAYVSNNSVPASDLPSLISEVHSALLRVTSGVVAPTVEAPKPAVPAKKSVTNDFLVCLEDGRKFKSLKRHLRTQYNMSPDEYREKWGLAPDYPMVAPNYAKARSNLAKQMGLGQQRRLLR
- a CDS encoding peptidoglycan-binding domain-containing protein, with product MREALAAADHDYILAEPAARPKRTRSKAPTTKRRGSGRRKVQTQRYLAVIASALCVAAIAGIAINALTLQKRHHPAPLFARRAPASALNEPAVVESLPAPLPVPAPRPQPSAAAAPQPNESLPEKAHLEPPVEKPANGHPRQASGAQSAEAVEARPLDPISQLLQANAHEPQGASARPSATVLAAQRALVKLGFVLKADGVAGATTRQAIERYERDHGRPAHGELTPALLRQLSADAGIPIN
- a CDS encoding PAS domain-containing sensor histidine kinase; translation: MAGLPRTAAEGQRRSTEWILGYSLSLKGQIATLVYPGALGSPGERALQENFILRRLATSLAVAAAAPIYLATHGPPTLLDALVFVWLILPLGAIALLSATGDLVRAEAMSTFSLIAASLTAAISGGDHAALAWLILAPLDSLFSLNAILICVSGGLAALAVLILFAIEALGFSKSFPNVAEASVFLVPAILYATFMAVGFARLQTRRSKAEQLQAERFTALTEAIDDLVVTHDRSGAATSVSRNCQNLFGLPPSELMGRGFFEHVHIADRPTFLKAIAEACLGLTTVEATLRLRTSAVIERGAYAEPVFVWLRMRARRCDEPRPLQQGGRPGEGAIAVFRDVTEAKRGRDELRLARADAEEAGLSKDHFLANMSHELRTPLNAIIGFSEFLADAQLAPRDRDKQREYAQIILQSGQHLLAMVNSILDLSKIQSGSFDLSPAPFSVGPLIDLCCDMVKLDAGERGIELARVCPNGLEEVIGDKRACKQILINLISNAVKFTPARGTVTVSAKPEGNSLLIFVADTGSGINAQDLARLGNPFFQAKASLDRPFEGTGLGLSIVRGLVGLHGGSITVASEPDQGTCVLVRLPLDCRSAINKGQSSARIDTIGRYRRGDEQYEVFQQMTVKKIA